GATCTGCAGGATGCTCTTGTTCTTTCACCGGATGGGGCCGCCAAATTTGTTCCTTTGCTGCCATCGTGATCATCTCGTTTCCTTCACCATTAGGGGGCAGCTTGATGCATCCCTACCATGCTGGGGGCCTTCCTGGTGGGTCACAGACACGACTCGATGATCGCTCTGGGCATATAGTAGTCCCCCCACCCACAGTCTTTCGTTCACATACTCAAAATGCTGCACGGTGGGGGCACGGCTGTCATCTTTCGTGCGAAAATGGCTCTCCCGCAATCTTGATGATGACGCGGTGTTGTAGGCGCTATCGGTCTCGATTTACAGTGTGGTGGCTTTGTGTGCCGGCCCTCTGTGCGGTTCGAGTCCGACCTTTCGACAAAAGTGCAGGAGAACCCACTTTGGCGCGAACGCACGCTGCACTGTCGTGCGCGAATTGACAACGACCTTGACACATTCCGACGCATGCTGCCGGATGTTGACGAATACTCAGGCGGAACAGTCAGGAATCGTGACTCCTCTCCAATCTCACTTGGCCGGAACCTGCTGCGCGACGGGATCATCAGCGCTCAGTTTCCCGCCAAAAGGTTTTTCTACCATCCAAGTTGCGCACGAGCCAGGTTCCGAGGTGCGGGCGGCAACAGCATCATTCTGGAATCAGCCTTGCGTAAAGAGGTCTTTTTGACTAGATATCGAGTATAAGGTCTCACATTCAGTCCAGCAAGAACAGGTCCGCTTCTTTATGTACTCAACTACCCTGTTGGATTTATCGCTTTCCAAAATTTCTTCTACGGAATCATCTACGATACTCCCCATTTTTCGGTCTAGCATTATGCAGGGATACAAGTTGCCTGAAGGGTCGATGTACAAGGAGTTCCTGCCGGCAAAACAATCATAGTCTCTTGCAGTGTTCAGATATCTCCAAACGGCTTGTTTGGTGAATGTTGCGTGGGGGGAGTCTAATCTGCCATATTTGCGAACCAGATGGTCAGCAACAAATCGAACCAGGTCATTGCATTCTCTCAAACTATCCTCATTCCACGTCAGTTTTTCGCAGACATTGTCGTAGAAGAAACTCCTCTGTTGCATTCTTAGTGATAAACCCGTGTTGAAGTTGGCTGCTAATTGGACTATTCCTGGGATGTCTCTGTAGTTTTGGGGAGATGCGGTGAAGCTTAGTGTAACCTGCACATTGTTGTCGATCCTAGGCCTGAAAAAAGTAAGCCATTCAATGATTCTGTCATAGTTTCCCTCAACGCCACGAATGTAGTCATGAGTTGCCTTTGTACCGTCCATAGAAATATTGATTTGAAAGACGCCGAGACTATGAATCTCCTCCAGAGATAAGACTTGATTGAGCTTGTCGAATGTCAAGCCGTTTGTGTTAATGTCCAGACGGATACCAGGCTTGGCAGAAGCGATCAGTCTAATCAGATTCTCGATGTCAGAATAGAGCAAAGGTTCCCCACCAGTCAGGGAAATGGTGCCTAGCGAGTCAAAGCTGCCCGCCGACAGCAACTCACGATATTGGTCGAGTGACAGTTCTCTAGGGCTCTTTCTGCTCCAGGTGTGGCAGTGTTTG
This bacterium DNA region includes the following protein-coding sequences:
- a CDS encoding radical SAM protein; the encoded protein is MRIIKRLTIATTYKCYSRCKHCHTWSRKSPRELSLDQYRELLSAGSFDSLGTISLTGGEPLLYSDIENLIRLIASAKPGIRLDINTNGLTFDKLNQVLSLEEIHSLGVFQINISMDGTKATHDYIRGVEGNYDRIIEWLTFFRPRIDNNVQVTLSFTASPQNYRDIPGIVQLAANFNTGLSLRMQQRSFFYDNVCEKLTWNEDSLRECNDLVRFVADHLVRKYGRLDSPHATFTKQAVWRYLNTARDYDCFAGRNSLYIDPSGNLYPCIMLDRKMGSIVDDSVEEILESDKSNRVVEYIKKRTCSCWTECETLYSISSQKDLFTQG